One window of the Colletotrichum lupini chromosome 9, complete sequence genome contains the following:
- a CDS encoding ice nucleation protein produces the protein MARLCPGLSMITASSSFNTCQRPLINIPSPSNLFSSNSLLASSFDRRIRITGKMFSKIFSAATVALAASTMVSAQTFTTCDPTKKDCPADPALGKSVSIDFTKGNDDSVFRKLDGTAVKFEDGGALFAINKETDAPTMASKKYIFFGKIDVVLKASTGQGVVTSVVLQSDDLDEIDWEWVGGDNAQVQTNYFGKGDTSTYDRSAYHPVSNPLNDYHTYTIDWTQESVKWLIDGALVRELKYADAKGGAVFPQTPMEVKIGTWVAGRKDAPKGTVEWAGGYTDFSKAPYNAYYKSITITDYQGNKGVKGAKEYVYGDRSGSWESIVVKTEGGSDDSSSSASKTATKTDSKTTLSTVTASGSASAAASGGASATEDAASTATGSSSGSGSGSSSASSTGTAAGASSTPSTVAANSGFMNKANLALGAAGLFFTFLL, from the exons ATGGCGCGCCTTTGCCCTGGTCTGTCCATGATCACCG CTTCCAGCTCCTTTAATACTTGTCAGCGGCCTCTGATAAATATCCCGTCACCTTCGAACCTTTTCTCGTCAAACTCGCTACTCGCTTCTTCCTTCGATCGACGTATACGAATCACCGGCAAAATGTTCTCCAAGATCTTCTCCGCTGCCACCGTGGCTCTCGCCGCTTCCACCATGGTCTCTGCCCAGACCTTCACCACCTGCGATCCTACCAAGAAGG ATTGCCCTGCCGACCCTGCTCTGGGCAAGTCGGTCAGTATCGACTTCACCAAGGGCAACGATGACTCCGTCTTCCGCAAGCTCGACGGCACTGCCGTGAAGTTCGAGGATGGCGGTGCTCTGTTCGCCATCAACAAGGAGACCGATGCTCCCACCATGGCCTCCAAGAAGTACATCTTCTTCGGCAAGATTGACGTCGTCCTCAAGGCCTCTACCGGCCAGGGTGTTGTCACCTCCGTCGTTCTCCAGTCCGACGACCTCGACGAGATCGATTGGGAGTGGGTTGGCGGTGACAACGCACAGGTTCAGACCAACTACTTCGGCAAGGGTGACACCAGCACCTATGACCGTAGTGCCTACCACCCCGTCTCCAACCCCCTCAACGACTACCACACCTACACCATTGACTGGACCCAGGAGTCCGTCAAGTGGCTCATCGACGGTGCTCTGGTTCGTGAGCTGAAGTACGCCGACGCCAAGGGTGGCGCCGTGTTCCCCCAGACCCCCATGGAGGTCAAGATCGGAACCTGGGTTGCCGGCCGCAAGGACGCCCCCAAGGGCACTGTCGAGTGGGCTGGTGGTTACACCGACTTCTCCAAGGCTCCCTACAACGCCTACTACAAGTCCATCACCATCACTGACTACCAGGGCAACAAGGGTGTCAAGGGCGCCAAGGAGTACGTCTATGGTGATCGCTCCGGCAGCTGGGAGTCCATCGTCGTCAAGACCGAGGGCGGCAGCGACGACAGCTCTTCCTCCGCCTCCAAGACTGCCACCAAGACCGACTCCAAGACCACCCTGAGCACCGTCACCGCCTCCGGCTCTGCTTCCGCCGCCGCTTCCGGCGGAGCCTCTGCCACCGAGGACGCTGCCTCTACCGCCACTGGCTCCAGCTCCGGCTCCGGCTCCGGCTCTTCCAGCGCTTCTTCCACCGGCACCGCTGCCGGCGCCTCCAGCACCCCCTCTACCGTTGCCGCCAACTCCGGCTTCATGAACAAGGCCAACCTTGCTCTCGGTGCCGCCGGCCTCTTCTTCACCTTCCTGCTGTAA